A section of the Sedimentisphaera cyanobacteriorum genome encodes:
- the rplJ gene encoding 50S ribosomal protein L10, whose product MSKFVKQLLQRELEAQFKDIDNFLVIGIDGIGGNDNNQMRADLSEKGMTVKVVRNSLMRKVLSDAGKEQAKELFKLGQCTVAYGGDSIVDVAKEMVALKKKLKALDLKGAFVEGSVVGSEGVTELSKMPNRAELQAQIVQISQTPASNVAGAVSSPASNIAGCLKTLIEKKEEQAA is encoded by the coding sequence ATGAGTAAGTTTGTAAAACAATTACTTCAGAGAGAACTTGAAGCCCAGTTCAAGGATATTGATAATTTTCTCGTAATCGGCATTGACGGAATCGGGGGAAACGACAACAACCAGATGCGTGCAGACCTTAGCGAGAAGGGAATGACAGTTAAGGTTGTTCGCAACAGCCTTATGCGGAAGGTTCTAAGCGATGCCGGTAAGGAACAGGCCAAAGAGCTTTTCAAGTTGGGGCAGTGCACGGTTGCTTACGGAGGCGACAGCATTGTAGATGTTGCCAAGGAGATGGTAGCTCTCAAAAAGAAGCTAAAGGCTCTGGATCTGAAAGGGGCTTTTGTAGAAGGCAGTGTGGTCGGTTCTGAAGGCGTAACTGAGCTCTCAAAGATGCCGAATCGTGCAGAGCTGCAGGCGCAGATTGTTCAGATTTCTCAGACACCTGCTTCAAACGTTGCAGGAGCTGTTTCCAGCCCGGCTTCAAATATTGCAGGCTGCCTGAAAACCCTCATCGAGAAAAAAGAAGAGCAGGCTGCTTAG
- the rplL gene encoding 50S ribosomal protein L7/L12 produces MSEEAKTFSDDIKSIGDSIVNLTLMQAKELADYLKEEYGIEPAAGGAVMMAGPAGGEGAGEEEEEKTSFDVILEAAGDKKIGVIKEVRGITGLGLKEAKELVDNAPKPIKEGVSKEEAEEMKTQLEEAGATIKID; encoded by the coding sequence ATGAGCGAAGAAGCAAAAACATTCAGCGACGATATCAAATCGATCGGCGACAGCATTGTAAATCTTACTCTTATGCAGGCAAAAGAGCTTGCTGATTACCTCAAAGAAGAGTATGGAATCGAACCTGCAGCCGGCGGCGCAGTAATGATGGCAGGGCCAGCAGGCGGCGAAGGCGCCGGAGAAGAGGAAGAGGAAAAAACTTCTTTCGATGTTATCCTCGAAGCTGCAGGCGACAAGAAAATTGGTGTTATCAAGGAAGTTCGCGGAATTACCGGCCTCGGCCTGAAGGAAGCAAAAGAGCTAGTTGATAATGCACCTAAGCCGATAAAAGAAGGTGTCTCTAAAGAAGAGGCAGAAGAAATGAAAACGCAGCTTGAAGAAGCAGGCGCTACTATCAAGATCGACTAA
- the rplA gene encoding 50S ribosomal protein L1, with product MNKSRRYREAAEKAPKQPLSVKDAVEVLKGFSATKFDQSVDVVMHLGIDPRQSDQLIRGSLSLPNGIGKTKKVIAFCEDTEAEEAKSAGAVDAGGDELVEKVSGGWLDFDVAIASPKLMSKVGKLGRVLGPQGKMPSPKNGTVTPDVITAVKEFSAGKVEFRNDSGGNVHALVGKLSFNEKKLVENIKYFIDQIDKMKPESVKGTYIKKVCISSTMSPGVEIELKGEEK from the coding sequence ATGAATAAAAGCAGAAGATACCGCGAGGCAGCGGAAAAAGCGCCAAAACAGCCGCTTTCTGTGAAAGATGCGGTAGAGGTGCTCAAGGGTTTCTCTGCGACAAAGTTTGACCAGTCGGTTGATGTGGTTATGCATCTGGGGATTGATCCCCGCCAGTCTGATCAGCTTATCAGAGGATCGCTTTCCCTTCCAAACGGAATCGGGAAAACCAAAAAGGTAATTGCATTCTGCGAAGATACAGAAGCAGAAGAAGCAAAATCTGCCGGTGCTGTTGATGCCGGCGGTGATGAACTCGTAGAAAAGGTCTCAGGCGGATGGCTTGATTTTGACGTTGCCATAGCTTCGCCAAAGCTTATGAGCAAAGTCGGAAAGCTCGGCCGTGTACTCGGGCCTCAGGGGAAGATGCCTTCTCCTAAAAACGGCACGGTTACACCGGATGTCATTACTGCTGTGAAAGAGTTTTCTGCCGGTAAGGTGGAATTCAGAAACGACAGCGGCGGGAATGTGCATGCTTTGGTCGGGAAGCTGAGTTTCAATGAAAAAAAGCTCGTTGAGAATATTAAATATTTTATCGACCAGATAGATAAGATGAAGCCTGAATCGGTTAAGGGTACGTATATTAAGAAGGTATGCATCAGTTCAACAATGAGCCCTGGTGTTGAGATTGAGCTGAAAGGTGAAGAAAAATGA
- the rplK gene encoding 50S ribosomal protein L11: MAKELTGQIKLQAPGGKATPAPPIGPALGQHGVNIGQFVQQFNDQTAELNGMTVPVVINVYNDRSFDFIVKSPPAAVLLMKAAGLDKGSGEPNTNKVGTVTKAQIREISEMKMKDLNAYKIESADLIIEGTARSMGIEVS, from the coding sequence ATGGCAAAAGAACTAACCGGACAGATTAAGCTTCAGGCACCGGGCGGTAAGGCAACACCCGCACCACCTATTGGCCCTGCGCTTGGTCAGCATGGTGTGAATATTGGCCAGTTCGTCCAGCAGTTTAACGACCAGACAGCTGAGCTTAACGGGATGACTGTTCCTGTTGTAATTAATGTTTACAACGACAGAAGCTTTGATTTCATAGTAAAAAGCCCGCCTGCCGCGGTTCTTCTTATGAAGGCAGCAGGATTGGACAAGGGAAGCGGTGAGCCGAATACAAACAAAGTCGGCACTGTTACCAAGGCTCAGATTCGTGAAATCTCTGAGATGAAAATGAAAGACCTTAACGCCTACAAGATCGAATCAGCAGACCTAATCATTGAGGGTACGGCGCGCAGTATGGGGATAGAGGTCTCATAA
- the rpoB gene encoding DNA-directed RNA polymerase subunit beta, with protein MGPRAVRNFGKINKTIPVPDLTMVQRESYRRFLQLDKNPAEREDFGLEAVFRESFPIEGQELTLEYLHYALERPRYTPLECKGLKLTYGYPLRVTFRLTNKKLDEVTEQAVFLGEMPVMLGGGTFIVNGAERVIVNQLHRGPGVDFGIESKEADRVLHGGRIIPERGSWLEVNVTKKDQLIVKIDQSNKLPATVLLRAMAPEYGTTAAVIRQFYETEEISPAKLEPTMWAVGQVVDTETGEIIVDSGHQIGERVGQIQGSGIDKIEVVKNLSDMLILNTLAEDDCETYEHALIKIYSKLRPGNPANVEKAEQLFNERFYDKSRYRLGKVGRFRLNRKFGTNVSEEHQTIRPEDYINVVSYILKLRANQGEIDDIDHLGNRRVRTVGELGSDEIRKGLLKLRRTVTDRMSSKQAEDIKKISDIVNSKSVSNHIDAFFGRGELSQVVDQTNCLSQLTHERRLSALGPGGLNRKRAGFEVRDVHISHYGRICPIETPEGANIGLISSLGVYSSLDEYGFLMTPYMKVKNRKLTGDVVTMRADNEDEVVCAPPAALDLKDQKKLRSGPVLAREKGELTQIDSKEVEYLDVSSQQTVGISASLIPFLDHDDANRALMGSNMMRQAVPLLKTEAPFVGTGMEYEVPKNTPMVVKARRSGAVTAVDATKIVIDDRDEYHLRKYRGLNERTCLNQKPTVTLGEKVEQGQIIADGGGTCNGTLAIGKNLLVAFMPFDGYNFEDAILISQKVVKEDTFTSVHIDEFDVEVRETKLGREEFTRDIPNVGEKMLRNLDSRGVIREGTRVGPGDLLVGKVSPKSKTELTPEEKLLHAIFGRAGEDVKNDSLVMPSGHEGVIIGTKHFRRYTATNEAEKKELNAKIEKLRKEALGKQIRLFRNMMETVYSELGEVDVIDPDTLQKAGVSKDDDVIAEQIESFSPSWLKQKNKKKKFQEIVDMYWPQIVEIGQELERVTEHMKRGDELPNGVLEKVKIYVAMKRPLSVGDKMAGRHGNKGIIARIMPEEDMPFLDDGTPVDILLNPLGVPSRMNVGQILETHLGWAAKVLGFDGITPVFDGASEKEIFELTMHANEHVKNVREECEKTKTPPPQDQLLSVVPDTLKNQLYDGRTGEPFEQRGTVGYMYMLKLHHLVDDKLHARSTGPYSLITQQPLGGKARAGGQRFGEMEVWALEGYGAAYLLQEILTVKSDDIEGRSKIYESMVKGNNSLQAGTPVSFEVLCNEIKGLGLNMRLERTKKDNSPF; from the coding sequence ATGGGGCCAAGAGCAGTACGAAATTTTGGGAAAATCAACAAAACTATCCCTGTACCGGATCTAACAATGGTGCAGAGAGAGAGCTATAGGAGGTTCCTCCAGCTCGACAAGAATCCTGCGGAGAGAGAAGATTTCGGTTTGGAAGCCGTTTTCAGGGAGTCTTTTCCGATAGAAGGCCAGGAACTTACCCTTGAATATCTGCACTACGCCCTGGAGAGACCAAGGTACACGCCTTTGGAATGCAAGGGGCTGAAGCTTACTTACGGCTACCCTCTTCGAGTTACGTTCCGGCTGACCAACAAAAAGCTCGATGAAGTAACAGAGCAGGCTGTATTCCTCGGCGAGATGCCTGTAATGCTCGGCGGCGGTACTTTCATAGTAAACGGAGCTGAGAGGGTTATCGTCAATCAGCTTCACAGAGGCCCGGGTGTGGACTTTGGCATTGAAAGCAAAGAGGCAGACAGGGTTCTTCACGGAGGAAGGATTATTCCAGAAAGGGGAAGCTGGCTTGAGGTGAATGTTACCAAGAAAGACCAGCTGATTGTAAAGATAGACCAGTCCAACAAGCTCCCGGCAACTGTGCTTCTGCGTGCTATGGCTCCCGAATACGGAACTACAGCAGCAGTTATAAGACAGTTTTACGAGACAGAAGAAATATCTCCTGCCAAACTCGAGCCTACTATGTGGGCAGTGGGGCAGGTTGTAGATACTGAAACCGGAGAAATCATTGTTGACTCCGGCCACCAGATAGGCGAGAGAGTAGGTCAGATACAAGGCAGCGGCATCGATAAGATTGAGGTAGTGAAAAACTTGAGCGATATGCTCATACTCAACACTCTCGCTGAGGATGACTGCGAAACCTACGAACACGCCCTCATAAAGATATATTCAAAGCTGCGTCCCGGGAATCCTGCAAACGTTGAAAAGGCTGAGCAGCTATTCAACGAACGTTTTTACGATAAGAGCAGGTATCGCCTCGGGAAGGTGGGGCGCTTCCGCCTGAACAGAAAATTCGGTACTAATGTTTCCGAAGAACATCAGACAATAAGGCCTGAAGACTATATCAATGTAGTGAGCTATATCCTTAAGCTAAGGGCAAATCAGGGCGAAATCGACGATATCGACCACCTTGGTAACCGCCGTGTCAGAACGGTGGGCGAGCTTGGCTCAGATGAAATCAGAAAGGGGCTCTTGAAGCTCCGCAGAACTGTTACAGACAGGATGAGCAGCAAGCAGGCCGAAGATATCAAGAAGATATCTGATATTGTAAACAGCAAGAGCGTTTCAAATCATATAGATGCCTTCTTCGGAAGAGGCGAGCTCAGTCAGGTAGTTGATCAGACAAACTGCCTAAGCCAGCTTACGCACGAAAGAAGGCTCTCAGCTCTCGGCCCGGGCGGTCTTAACAGAAAGCGTGCCGGCTTTGAAGTTAGAGACGTTCACATCTCCCACTACGGCAGGATTTGTCCTATTGAAACTCCTGAAGGAGCGAACATTGGTCTTATTTCCTCGCTAGGTGTATATTCAAGCCTCGATGAGTACGGCTTCCTCATGACGCCTTATATGAAGGTGAAAAACCGCAAGCTCACCGGAGACGTGGTAACTATGCGTGCGGATAATGAAGATGAAGTAGTATGTGCCCCTCCAGCCGCCTTAGATCTTAAAGACCAGAAGAAGTTAAGGTCTGGTCCTGTGCTTGCACGTGAGAAGGGCGAGCTTACTCAGATAGACAGTAAAGAAGTGGAATATCTCGATGTCTCCTCACAGCAGACTGTGGGTATCTCAGCCTCGCTTATCCCCTTCCTCGACCACGACGATGCAAACAGGGCTCTTATGGGCTCGAATATGATGAGGCAGGCAGTTCCGCTTCTTAAAACAGAAGCCCCGTTTGTGGGAACGGGTATGGAATATGAAGTTCCCAAAAACACCCCTATGGTGGTAAAGGCTCGACGCAGCGGTGCTGTTACAGCAGTTGACGCTACGAAAATCGTTATCGACGACAGGGACGAATATCACCTGCGCAAATACCGCGGTCTGAACGAGAGGACATGCCTGAACCAGAAACCTACAGTAACCCTTGGGGAGAAGGTTGAACAGGGGCAGATTATCGCAGACGGCGGCGGAACCTGCAATGGCACGCTTGCTATCGGGAAAAACCTTCTCGTTGCCTTTATGCCTTTCGACGGATACAACTTCGAGGATGCTATTCTTATCAGCCAGAAGGTAGTAAAGGAAGACACTTTCACAAGTGTTCACATAGATGAGTTCGATGTAGAGGTTCGCGAAACAAAGCTGGGAAGAGAAGAGTTTACAAGAGATATCCCGAATGTGGGCGAGAAGATGCTCCGGAATCTTGATTCACGCGGCGTAATCCGCGAGGGAACTCGAGTTGGGCCGGGGGATCTGCTCGTGGGCAAGGTGTCTCCCAAGAGCAAAACTGAGCTCACTCCAGAAGAGAAGCTCTTACATGCGATCTTTGGACGCGCAGGCGAAGATGTGAAAAATGATTCGCTTGTTATGCCCAGCGGGCATGAAGGTGTTATTATCGGAACTAAGCATTTCCGCAGATACACAGCAACAAATGAAGCGGAAAAGAAAGAGCTTAACGCCAAGATTGAAAAGCTCAGGAAAGAAGCTTTAGGCAAGCAGATTCGTCTTTTCAGAAATATGATGGAAACTGTTTACAGTGAGCTGGGCGAGGTTGATGTTATAGACCCCGACACTCTCCAGAAGGCTGGTGTGAGCAAGGATGATGACGTTATCGCCGAGCAGATCGAAAGCTTCTCTCCAAGCTGGCTGAAGCAGAAGAATAAAAAGAAGAAATTCCAGGAAATCGTGGATATGTACTGGCCGCAGATTGTTGAAATCGGCCAGGAGCTCGAGAGAGTTACAGAGCATATGAAGCGGGGCGATGAGCTCCCCAATGGTGTGCTCGAGAAGGTAAAGATTTACGTAGCTATGAAACGGCCGCTTTCTGTCGGTGATAAGATGGCCGGACGGCACGGTAATAAGGGAATTATCGCAAGGATTATGCCGGAAGAAGATATGCCGTTCCTTGATGACGGTACACCGGTCGATATCCTGCTCAACCCTCTCGGCGTGCCTTCACGTATGAATGTCGGCCAGATTCTCGAAACACATCTTGGCTGGGCAGCGAAAGTTCTCGGATTTGACGGTATAACCCCTGTGTTTGACGGTGCTAGCGAAAAGGAAATTTTCGAGCTTACAATGCATGCAAATGAGCACGTCAAAAATGTTAGAGAAGAATGCGAGAAAACCAAAACCCCGCCTCCGCAAGACCAGCTGCTTTCTGTTGTGCCTGATACGCTGAAGAATCAGCTCTATGACGGTCGTACCGGTGAGCCGTTTGAGCAGAGGGGCACGGTAGGATATATGTATATGCTCAAACTGCATCATCTTGTGGACGATAAACTCCACGCAAGGAGCACCGGCCCATACAGCCTCATCACCCAGCAGCCGCTTGGCGGTAAAGCCCGTGCAGGCGGACAGCGTTTCGGCGAGATGGAAGTATGGGCGCTTGAAGGCTATGGAGCGGCTTACCTCCTTCAGGAGATTCTAACTGTTAAGAGTGATGATATCGAAGGACGCAGCAAGATTTATGAATCTATGGTGAAGGGCAATAATTCTCTTCAGGCCGGTACGCCTGTTTCGTTTGAAGTTCTCTGTAATGAGATTAAGGGTCTCGGACTTAATATGAGACTCGAAAGAACCAAAAAAGACAATTCGCCGTTTTAA
- the secE gene encoding preprotein translocase subunit SecE: protein MQLYIYKRGQGYHTRLWTSLACFALACWGCYRLSEMLTMTENPWIEYMVPAALLAGLSWLIYSVQNKPSFADFLIESEGELKKVSWSSRAQIIASTMIVISVVVIISILLGAVDVGFRSMFEYVFKIYS from the coding sequence ATGCAGCTATATATATATAAAAGAGGACAGGGATATCATACTCGTTTATGGACAAGTCTTGCGTGTTTTGCGCTGGCCTGCTGGGGATGCTACAGGCTCAGCGAGATGCTTACAATGACAGAGAACCCGTGGATTGAGTATATGGTACCGGCAGCTTTGCTTGCGGGGCTGAGCTGGCTGATTTATTCTGTCCAGAATAAACCAAGTTTTGCAGATTTCCTCATCGAATCAGAGGGAGAGCTCAAGAAGGTAAGCTGGTCTTCCAGAGCACAGATTATAGCTTCTACGATGATTGTGATATCTGTAGTCGTGATAATCTCAATACTTCTTGGTGCTGTAGATGTTGGTTTCCGCTCTATGTTTGAGTATGTGTTCAAGATTTACTCGTAA
- the rpmG gene encoding 50S ribosomal protein L33 has product MAKSLKREHVWFECKDCGSRNYRTPVNVVGGVPKIELKKYCKNERKHTVHKIRRK; this is encoded by the coding sequence ATGGCAAAATCACTCAAAAGAGAACACGTTTGGTTTGAATGCAAAGATTGCGGTTCAAGGAATTATCGAACACCTGTAAATGTGGTGGGCGGTGTTCCTAAAATTGAGCTGAAAAAATACTGCAAAAATGAACGCAAGCATACTGTTCATAAGATCAGACGAAAATAA
- the nusG gene encoding transcription termination/antitermination protein NusG produces the protein MQWYVLRVASNKENYVRDTIEKKVKLEQLEECVGRVVVPTERKRERTKDGKERIKKQKLYPGYVFMELETDENGRIPEKPWFLIKETGGVGDFIGTEGVPTPMRDTEVAKMLQEVEKQETEEEPVFKLEFSVGDLVKIIDGAFENTEGVVDSVDTERGVVRVIANVFGRSTPIEIEYWQIEKA, from the coding sequence ATGCAGTGGTATGTGCTGAGGGTGGCCTCAAACAAGGAAAATTATGTCCGTGATACGATCGAGAAGAAAGTTAAGCTTGAACAGCTCGAGGAATGTGTCGGACGGGTGGTAGTACCTACAGAGAGAAAAAGAGAACGCACCAAAGACGGTAAAGAGCGGATAAAAAAACAGAAGCTCTACCCGGGGTACGTTTTTATGGAGCTTGAGACTGATGAAAACGGCAGGATCCCCGAAAAGCCTTGGTTCTTGATTAAAGAAACCGGCGGGGTGGGCGATTTCATCGGCACTGAAGGCGTGCCTACTCCAATGCGTGATACAGAGGTGGCGAAGATGCTTCAGGAAGTTGAAAAACAGGAAACTGAAGAAGAGCCGGTTTTCAAACTCGAGTTCAGTGTTGGGGACTTAGTTAAGATTATAGACGGCGCTTTTGAAAATACCGAAGGTGTGGTTGACTCTGTAGATACCGAGCGCGGGGTTGTCAGGGTGATAGCTAACGTTTTTGGCAGAAGTACTCCGATAGAAATTGAGTACTGGCAGATTGAAAAGGCTTAG
- the tuf gene encoding elongation factor Tu — MAKAVFERTKPHLNIGTVGHIDHGKTTLTAAITMRMANNRGEEGKRFDEIDNAPEEKERGITINTAHVEYETDKRHYAHVDCPGHADYVKNMITGAAQMDGAIMVVAASDGPMPQTREHLLLARQVNVPRIVVFMNKVDQVDDPELLELVEMEIRELLSKYEFPGDEVPIVQGSALKAMESNGKDDDACKCIDDLMGAVDDYIPVPERAVDQKFLMPVEDVFSIKGRGTVGTGRVERGVIHVNDEVEIVGLGETRKTTCTGVEMFNKTLNEGQAGDNVGLLLRGVEKKDLVRGQVLATPKSITPHTKFKCEVYVLTKEEGGRHSPFFAGYRPQFYFRTTDVTGSVNKIMSREGNEAEMCMPGDNIAMEVEIIAPIAMEDGLRFAIREGGHTVGAGVVTEIIE; from the coding sequence ATGGCAAAAGCAGTATTCGAAAGGACCAAACCGCACCTAAACATTGGTACAGTTGGTCACATTGACCACGGTAAGACAACTCTTACAGCGGCAATCACAATGCGCATGGCGAACAATCGCGGCGAAGAGGGCAAAAGATTTGATGAAATCGACAATGCTCCCGAAGAGAAAGAGCGCGGTATTACTATTAACACCGCTCACGTAGAGTATGAAACAGACAAAAGGCACTATGCACACGTTGACTGTCCTGGACACGCCGACTATGTAAAGAACATGATTACTGGTGCTGCTCAGATGGACGGTGCTATTATGGTGGTAGCGGCTTCAGACGGCCCGATGCCTCAGACACGTGAGCACCTCCTGCTCGCACGTCAGGTAAACGTTCCCAGAATTGTTGTGTTTATGAACAAGGTAGATCAGGTGGATGACCCTGAGCTGCTCGAACTGGTAGAAATGGAAATTCGTGAGCTTCTCAGCAAGTACGAATTCCCGGGTGATGAAGTACCGATTGTTCAGGGTTCTGCTCTGAAGGCTATGGAATCAAACGGCAAGGATGACGATGCCTGTAAGTGCATTGATGATCTTATGGGTGCAGTTGACGACTACATCCCGGTACCTGAGCGTGCTGTAGATCAGAAATTCCTTATGCCTGTTGAAGACGTGTTCTCAATCAAAGGCCGCGGTACTGTAGGAACAGGCCGTGTAGAGCGCGGAGTTATCCACGTGAACGACGAAGTTGAGATCGTTGGCCTCGGCGAGACACGAAAGACAACCTGTACAGGTGTTGAGATGTTTAACAAGACACTTAACGAAGGTCAGGCTGGTGATAACGTTGGGCTTCTTCTTCGCGGCGTTGAAAAGAAAGACCTCGTACGCGGTCAGGTGCTCGCTACTCCGAAGTCTATTACACCGCATACTAAATTCAAGTGTGAGGTTTATGTGCTTACTAAGGAAGAAGGCGGCCGTCACAGTCCGTTCTTTGCAGGATACCGTCCTCAGTTCTATTTCCGTACTACTGACGTAACAGGCTCTGTAAACAAGATTATGAGCCGTGAAGGTAACGAAGCTGAGATGTGTATGCCGGGCGATAATATCGCTATGGAAGTTGAAATTATTGCACCTATCGCTATGGAAGATGGACTGCGCTTTGCTATTCGTGAAGGCGGACATACCGTAGGCGCTGGTGTTGTTACCGAAATAATCGAGTAA